One window of Pseudomonas urmiensis genomic DNA carries:
- a CDS encoding NAD(P)-dependent oxidoreductase, with the protein MKNAETPVFKLVLFGIQSSLGSALAVELLSRQHEVTAVVDDLNRQAPRPGLHFKIGGLGSADQAQQSVAGGSAVIVLLSALAPGDWPAQRQMSQALVAGLERTTIRRLLLVGDFAVLDTPGQQVEEANQIVDVLQRSGLHWTLINAPQDAPGLGIEHFRSADGTLEPGLAGPLRRLAGVAAGMVDCLELDLHRGEHVNFVS; encoded by the coding sequence GTGAAAAATGCCGAAACCCCAGTCTTCAAACTGGTCCTGTTCGGGATCCAGAGCAGCCTTGGCAGTGCACTGGCGGTCGAGTTGCTGTCGCGCCAGCACGAGGTTACCGCAGTGGTCGACGACCTCAACCGCCAGGCGCCGCGCCCGGGCCTGCACTTCAAGATAGGCGGGCTGGGCAGTGCTGACCAGGCGCAACAAAGCGTGGCTGGAGGGTCAGCGGTGATCGTCTTGCTCTCGGCGCTGGCACCCGGCGATTGGCCGGCGCAGCGGCAGATGAGCCAGGCACTGGTGGCTGGGCTTGAGCGCACGACTATACGCCGGCTGTTGCTGGTGGGCGATTTTGCTGTGCTGGATACGCCGGGGCAGCAGGTCGAGGAGGCCAATCAGATCGTCGATGTGCTGCAACGCAGTGGGCTGCATTGGACGTTGATCAACGCGCCGCAAGACGCGCCAGGGCTGGGTATCGAGCATTTTCGCAGTGCCGATGGAACGCTGGAGCCGGGGCTCGCTGGGCCTTTGCGGCGTTTGGCCGGGGTCGCGGCGGGGATGGTCGATTGCCTGGAGCTGGATCTGCATCGGGGCGAGCATGTGAACTTCGTGTCATAG
- a CDS encoding DOPA 4,5-dioxygenase family protein yields the protein MQRIKGYHAHIYYDAQTMEQARALCEEAARLFGVSMGRMHQKPVGPHPDWSCQLAFEPELVGVVLPWLALYRKGLVVFMHPLTGDELADHRDHAIWMGAIRPLDLAIFED from the coding sequence GTGCAAAGGATCAAGGGCTATCACGCCCATATTTACTACGATGCGCAGACCATGGAGCAGGCCCGGGCGCTGTGCGAGGAGGCTGCGCGGCTGTTTGGGGTGAGCATGGGGCGTATGCACCAGAAGCCGGTCGGGCCGCATCCGGACTGGAGCTGCCAGCTGGCCTTCGAGCCGGAACTGGTGGGGGTGGTGCTGCCGTGGCTGGCGCTGTATCGCAAGGGACTGGTGGTGTTTATGCATCCACTGACGGGGGATGAGTTGGCCGATCATCGCGATCATGCGATCTGGATGGGAGCGATCAGGCCGCTGGACCTGGCCATCTTCGAAGATTAA
- the trpA gene encoding tryptophan synthase subunit alpha: protein MSRLEQRFADLKAEGRSALVTFITAGDPGYDASLAILKGLPGAGADVIELGMPFTDPMADGVAIQLATLRALEAGQTLAKTLQMVREFRVGNQTTPIVLMGYYNPIHRFGVEQFVAQAKEAGVDGLIIVDLPPEHDAELATPAQAAGIDFIRLTTPTTDDARLPRVLERSSGFVYYVSVAGVTGAGSATTEHVSEAIARLRRHTDLPVSVGFGIRTPEQAAAIARLAEGVVVGSALVDKIAQAKDADQAVSDVLSLCSALAEGVRSARN from the coding sequence ATGAGCCGTCTTGAACAACGCTTCGCCGACCTGAAGGCCGAAGGCCGCTCGGCGCTGGTCACCTTCATCACCGCTGGCGACCCCGGCTACGACGCCTCGCTGGCGATCCTCAAGGGCCTGCCTGGCGCTGGCGCCGACGTGATCGAGCTGGGCATGCCGTTCACCGATCCCATGGCCGATGGCGTGGCCATCCAGCTCGCCACCCTGCGCGCCCTGGAAGCCGGTCAGACCCTGGCAAAAACCCTGCAGATGGTCCGTGAGTTCCGCGTCGGCAACCAGACCACGCCAATCGTGCTGATGGGCTACTACAACCCCATCCACCGTTTCGGCGTGGAGCAATTCGTCGCCCAAGCGAAAGAAGCCGGTGTCGATGGCCTGATCATCGTCGACCTGCCGCCAGAGCACGATGCCGAGCTGGCCACCCCGGCCCAGGCGGCGGGCATCGACTTCATCCGCCTGACCACGCCGACTACCGACGATGCGCGCCTGCCGCGCGTGCTGGAGCGTAGCTCCGGGTTCGTCTACTACGTCTCGGTAGCGGGTGTGACCGGCGCAGGTTCGGCGACTACCGAGCACGTCAGCGAGGCTATCGCGCGTCTGCGTCGGCATACCGATCTGCCGGTCAGCGTTGGTTTTGGTATCCGTACTCCAGAACAAGCGGCTGCGATCGCCCGCCTGGCGGAAGGGGTGGTGGTAGGGTCGGCGCTGGTCGACAAGATTGCCCAGGCCAAAGATGCCGATCAGGCCGTCAGCGATGTGTTGAGCCTGTGCTCGGCGCTGGCTGAAGGGGTGCGCTCGGCGCGTAACTGA
- the trpB gene encoding tryptophan synthase subunit beta, translated as MTQTQFRAGPDANGLFGSFGGRYVAETLMPLVLDLAREYEAAKADPKFLEELAYFQRDYIGRPNPLYFAERLTEHCGGAKIFFKREELNHTGAHKVNNCIGQVLLAKRMGKKRLIAETGAGMHGVATATVAARFGLPCVIYMGATDIERQQANVFRMKLLGAEIVPVTAGTGTLKDAMNEALRDWVTNVDDTFYLIGTVAGPHPYPAMVRDFQSIIGKETRAQLQEKEGRLPDSLVACVGGGSNAMGLFHDFLDDASVQIIGVEAGGHGVDTDKHAASLNGGVPGVLHGNRTYLLQDADGQITDAHSISAGLDYPGIGPEHAYLHEVKRVEYVSITDDEALDAFHATCRLEGIIPALESSHALAEAIKRAPTLPKDHLMVVCLSGRGDKDMQTVMNHMAAQEKQA; from the coding sequence ATGACCCAGACCCAATTCCGCGCCGGCCCCGACGCCAACGGCCTGTTCGGCTCGTTCGGTGGCCGCTACGTGGCTGAAACCCTGATGCCGCTGGTGCTGGACCTGGCCCGCGAGTACGAAGCGGCCAAGGCCGACCCGAAATTTCTCGAAGAGCTGGCCTACTTCCAGCGCGACTACATCGGCCGCCCCAATCCCCTGTACTTCGCCGAGCGCCTGACCGAGCACTGCGGCGGCGCGAAGATCTTCTTCAAGCGTGAAGAGCTCAACCACACCGGCGCGCACAAGGTGAACAACTGCATCGGCCAAGTGCTGCTGGCCAAGCGCATGGGCAAGAAACGCCTGATCGCTGAAACCGGCGCTGGCATGCACGGCGTGGCCACCGCCACCGTCGCCGCACGCTTCGGCCTGCCTTGCGTGATCTACATGGGCGCCACCGACATCGAGCGCCAGCAAGCCAACGTGTTCCGCATGAAGCTGCTCGGCGCCGAAATCGTTCCGGTCACTGCCGGCACCGGCACCCTCAAGGACGCCATGAACGAAGCGCTACGCGACTGGGTGACCAACGTCGACGACACCTTCTACCTGATCGGCACCGTTGCCGGCCCGCACCCGTACCCAGCGATGGTCCGTGACTTCCAGTCGATCATCGGCAAGGAAACCCGCGCCCAGCTGCAAGAAAAAGAAGGTCGTCTGCCTGACAGCCTGGTTGCCTGCGTAGGCGGCGGCTCCAATGCCATGGGCCTGTTCCACGACTTCCTCGATGACGCCAGCGTACAGATCATCGGCGTTGAAGCCGGTGGCCACGGCGTCGACACCGACAAACACGCTGCCAGCCTCAACGGCGGCGTACCCGGCGTGCTGCACGGCAACCGCACCTACCTGCTGCAGGACGCCGATGGCCAGATCACCGACGCCCACTCGATCTCGGCGGGCCTGGACTACCCAGGCATCGGCCCGGAGCACGCCTACCTGCATGAAGTGAAGCGAGTCGAGTACGTCAGCATCACCGACGACGAAGCCCTCGACGCCTTCCACGCCACTTGCCGCCTGGAAGGCATCATCCCGGCCCTGGAGAGCTCCCACGCCCTGGCCGAAGCGATCAAGCGCGCGCCGACCCTGCCCAAGGACCACCTGATGGTCGTGTGCTTGTCCGGCCGTGGCGACAAAGACATGCAAACCGTGATGAACCACATGGCCGCCCAGGAGAAACAGGCATGA